The region GTTCAGCCAGCCCTCAATCTCACCGATGACGGAGCCGATGCAGCCATCCTCGAACGGGGAGGTTAATCCGGCAAGCTTCACCAGCTCGGTGAAGGAGCGGCTGCCTCCGGCCTGGCAGAGCTTCAGATAATCCGGCCAGGCCGAGGTGAAGTCCTCGTTCGAGCGTTTCCAGAACTGGAAGGCGCAGAGCTGGGCCAGGGTATAGTCAATATAGTAGAACGGGGAGCGGAAAATATGGGCCTGCTTGTGCCAGAAGCCGCCTTGTTCCAGATAAGCATTACCGTCATAATCACGGTGCGGCAGATATTTCCGCTCAATGTCCCGCCAAGCCTGCTTGCGTTCCTGCGGCGTAGCTTCCGGATGCTCGTACACAAAATGCTGGAATTCATCGACAGATACGCCGTAAGGAATGAACTCCAGACTGTCAGCCAAGTGGTTGAAACGGTACTTGTCCGCCTCCTCCTTGAAGAACAGGTCCATCCATGGCCAGGCGAAGAACTCCATACTCATCGAATGAATCTCAGCGGCTTCGGAGGTTGGGAATGCATATTCAGGGACCGCCATATTCCGGCTGGAATACACCTGGAACGCGTGCCCGACCTCATGGGTCAGCACATCGATATCCCCGGCGGTTCCATTGAAGTTGGAGAAAATAAACGGAGCACGGTAGTCGCTGAAGAAGGTGCAGTAGCCGCCGAATTCCTTGCCTTTTTTGCTGACCAGATCCATCAGCCCGTTCTCCTGCATGAAGGTGAAGAATTCACCGGTCTGCGGGGACATCTCCTGGTACATCTTCGCACCATTCGCCACGATCCAGTCCGGGTCTCCCTTAGGGGTCGCGTTGCCGGAATTGAACTTAATGCCCTCATCGTAAAATTTCAGTCCGTCCAGCTGAAGGCGTTCGCGCTGGCGCTGCTTCAGCTTCCCCGCAACCGGCACGATATGCTCATGCACCTGCTTGCGGAAGCCCGCCACCATCTCAGCATTGTAATCGGTACGTCCCATCCGGTCATACCCGAGCTCCACGAAGCTCTTGTACCCCAGCTTGGCAGCGATTCCTGCCCGGACCTTCACCAGCTCGTCATAGATCCGGTCGAATTCGGGTTCATGCTCTGCCATGAAGGCATTGCGGGCCTCGAATACACCTTTACGAACTTCACGGTCCGTGGAAGAATCGAACGGAATCAGCTGTGCCAGCGTGCGTTCTTCGCCCTGGAACATGATTTTGGCGGACGCGATCAATTGGGAATATTCGGAGGACAGCTTATTCTCCAGCTGCAGATCTTCAATGACTTCAGGGCTGAAGGTGCGCAGTGAGATCTCGGCCAAGCTTAGGAGCTGTGTTCCCCATTCCTGCTCGAACTCGGCTCTATACTTGGAGTTGACGAGGGCTCTGTAATAATCCGTGATATACTCCTGGATCACCGGTCCGGTCTCGTCCATATAGTCCTGCTCTGCCTTGTAGAATGCATCCTCCGTATCGATGGAGTGGCGGACACTCACGAGGGTCTCCATCGTATCGAAGCGGCTGCGCAGCTTATTGATTGCTGTCACGGCAGCCTTTTGCTCCTCCAGATTGCCTGTCTCCAGGTCCTTCAGCAGAGTGGTGAACTCCTGCTTGAATTGAGCCACATCCGGTCGTTCGTATACATATTCTGAGAATTTCATTTGCTGCATCGCATCCTTTCTTTACCATATAGTTTCTATTATATAATCGGTGCGCGCAAAAAACTAATGTTCTTCCGGTAATATTTGATTATAGCTAAACGCTATACTCCTGGTACCGCACACATCCGTTGTTGAACCGATATGGAAATTATTTTAGAATAGAGTTAATCTGCACCAATTATTGAATCCCGGGAGGTGATGACCCATGTTTCGGATGAGTCAGTATGTGAACGGCACGCTCCATGCAAAGCCTGTGGAATAACTAAGGCGAAAGCTTGGCATGGAGCGGATTTATTCGCCTGAAGTATGTTTTATGTAATACAGTTATTTACACAGGCTTTGCCCTTAAAAGATTAATATATTTTAAGGAGCGAGCCAGATATGCAATGTGTAAATGCAGCAAAGCTGTTGCCAGACCACCTGCTGAAGGAGATTCAGCAATATATTCAAGGGGAAGCCCTGTATATCCCGACCTGCAAGAGCAAACGCAAAAAATGGGGCGAAAGCTCAGGGGCAGCCGATTACTATAAAGTCCGCAATGCTGAGATCCGTAGCCGCTTCCAAGAAGGTGCAGAGTTGGACCAATTGTGTGAGCAATACGGGTTATCGATAGATAGCATCCGCAAAATCGTATATTCCAGGAACCCGCAGAGCTGATCTGCGGGTTTTTCAGGCTTGGGGAGGCGGGGCTGACTTGACCGGGAAAAGGGCCGAGCGAAGGCTGCGGATGGTCAAGTGTGCATGGGTAATAGAAAGCGTGTGATCAAGGGCATCCGCTAAACTGCTATGGCCAAGTGTTCTAAGCGGCTGCGGACTGAGATTCCGCTATTGTGGATTTACAGCGCCATAGTGACTTTTGGCGGACTGACAATCCGCTATTGCTGCACAAATAGGCTGTTTGGGTGACTTCTAGGGCGGATAGCGGAATCTCTGTCCGCGAAGCGCAGAAAAACCTTATTTTTAGCAAAATAGGCGCTTCTCAGTCCACGCCGGCAGACTCGTCCACCAAAAGCGGGGGGAGTCAAGATTAGCGGTTCTCACCA is a window of Paenibacillus sp. FSL H3-0469 DNA encoding:
- a CDS encoding CD3324 family protein translates to MQCVNAAKLLPDHLLKEIQQYIQGEALYIPTCKSKRKKWGESSGAADYYKVRNAEIRSRFQEGAELDQLCEQYGLSIDSIRKIVYSRNPQS
- a CDS encoding M3 family oligoendopeptidase; the protein is MKFSEYVYERPDVAQFKQEFTTLLKDLETGNLEEQKAAVTAINKLRSRFDTMETLVSVRHSIDTEDAFYKAEQDYMDETGPVIQEYITDYYRALVNSKYRAEFEQEWGTQLLSLAEISLRTFSPEVIEDLQLENKLSSEYSQLIASAKIMFQGEERTLAQLIPFDSSTDREVRKGVFEARNAFMAEHEPEFDRIYDELVKVRAGIAAKLGYKSFVELGYDRMGRTDYNAEMVAGFRKQVHEHIVPVAGKLKQRQRERLQLDGLKFYDEGIKFNSGNATPKGDPDWIVANGAKMYQEMSPQTGEFFTFMQENGLMDLVSKKGKEFGGYCTFFSDYRAPFIFSNFNGTAGDIDVLTHEVGHAFQVYSSRNMAVPEYAFPTSEAAEIHSMSMEFFAWPWMDLFFKEEADKYRFNHLADSLEFIPYGVSVDEFQHFVYEHPEATPQERKQAWRDIERKYLPHRDYDGNAYLEQGGFWHKQAHIFRSPFYYIDYTLAQLCAFQFWKRSNEDFTSAWPDYLKLCQAGGSRSFTELVKLAGLTSPFEDGCIGSVIGEIEGWLNSIDDKAL